In one Parcubacteria group bacterium genomic region, the following are encoded:
- a CDS encoding LemA family protein: MFWNIIWGFVIIALILSGLLNAINWQINIWLIVAVFIIWLITLYNSLIMMRNRVREAWSDIEVQLKRRYDLIPNLVETVKGYMAHESGVFEKVTEARTRAMGAGTKEEKLGAENILSGTLKTLFAVSENYPDLKANANFLDLQRELADTENKIQAARRFYNGNVMDYNTKIEVLPTNLIAKAFNFKKEEFFGIENESERQPVNVKF, encoded by the coding sequence ATGTTTTGGAATATTATTTGGGGTTTTGTTATCATAGCGCTTATTTTAAGCGGCCTACTTAATGCGATTAATTGGCAGATAAATATCTGGCTGATTGTCGCTGTATTTATTATTTGGCTGATTACTTTGTATAACTCTCTGATTATGATGAGAAACCGGGTTCGCGAGGCATGGTCGGATATAGAGGTCCAATTAAAAAGACGATATGATTTAATCCCGAATTTAGTTGAGACGGTAAAAGGTTATATGGCTCATGAGAGCGGGGTTTTTGAAAAAGTAACCGAGGCGCGAACAAGAGCCATGGGGGCAGGTACGAAAGAAGAAAAACTTGGCGCCGAAAATATTTTATCGGGCACTTTGAAAACTCTTTTCGCGGTTTCGGAAAATTATCCCGATCTTAAAGCCAACGCTAATTTTTTGGATTTACAGCGTGAACTGGCTGATACAGAAAATAAAATCCAAGCGGCGCGCCGATTCTATAACGGTAACGTAATGGATTACAACACTAAAATTGAAGTTTTACCGACAAATTTAATTGCGAAGGCGTTCAACTTCAAAAAAGAAGAGTTTTTTGGCATCGAAAATGAATCGGAACGACAACCGGTCAATGTAAAATTTTAA
- a CDS encoding PH domain-containing protein: MQRVSKKAVWMWFAEFLAKPIALAILVFWFISGAAFLYLSPQSPLENKFLLGQDLDKIYKIGVIFDKWLFLGFSVGLVFLILSAVSNAFYKYWSISYEPEELALKIVKGVYKKEETFIPYKNVESIDIRVGSAERFFGLSSLLIFTSGVGDKNNPGLAEGYIEGLNYNNAVVLKNKLLEKIK, from the coding sequence ATGCAGAGAGTTTCTAAAAAAGCAGTCTGGATGTGGTTTGCCGAGTTTTTAGCAAAACCGATTGCTTTAGCGATTTTGGTTTTTTGGTTTATTTCCGGCGCCGCCTTTTTATATCTATCGCCCCAATCTCCGTTAGAGAATAAATTTCTATTGGGACAGGATTTAGATAAAATCTATAAAATCGGAGTGATTTTTGATAAATGGCTTTTTTTGGGCTTTTCTGTTGGTTTAGTATTCTTGATTCTTTCAGCCGTCAGCAATGCTTTTTATAAATATTGGTCTATAAGTTATGAACCGGAGGAGTTGGCCCTTAAAATTGTAAAAGGTGTTTATAAAAAAGAAGAGACGTTTATTCCATATAAGAATGTAGAAAGCATTGACATTAGAGTCGGTTCGGCCGAAAGATTTTTTGGGCTTTCAAGTTTATTGATTTTTACTTCCGGGGTCGGCGATAAAAATAACCCTGGATTGGCGGAAGGATATATAGAAGGATTAAATTACAACAACGCGGTAGTGCTTAAAAATAAACTTTTGGAAAAGATTAAATAA
- a CDS encoding HAD-IC family P-type ATPase encodes MAINRESIKEPFWSMDESEIFSALKTNLSGLSSEEVAARLKIFGPNVIKERRRLSKIEIALRQFRSLLVAILLLAGIVTVFLGEWIETGVILAAVMVNVIFGFWQENKSETILELLKTYIRVRARVRRGGQERGIDASELVPGDIIRVTQGDRIPVDARLLFVNNLEIDESILTGESLPVEKNVSPLPPAMVLGERKSMIFSGTLVMSGFADAVVTATGSETEFGKIAGLVAEKDRKSTPLQRSVVYFSAYVGVALLIFTLLLFGLGLYFGKGIHDMFIISVAVAVSAIPEGLPIALTVIMAIGVQRLAARNGIVKKLLAVETLGSTSIILTDKTGTLTQAKMELTGIMPYKNNDNDTEDKKDLLSYALVNTDVVIENPQDVSEKWIMSGRALEVSLVKGAALNGVLLTKVLEQTKILDRLPFDSKHKFSAAVFKTDSVTHLALFGAPEIILRLTVLTQKEQEKMITEIEKRAFAGERVLGVASRLVSEGHENVLRQKNFNGLNFDGLITFRDPLRPHVSQAVNEIAAAGVKTIIVTGDHRGTAEAVARELGLVDGKGAVLTGDDLMHLTKEELEARSREATLYARVTPEQKVMIAKLYQERGEVVAVTGDGINDAPALHTADIGVAVGSGTDVAKSAADLIILDDNFETIVAAIKEGRRILRNIRKVIIYLLSNSFDELFLIGGAIILGIALPINALQILFVNLFSDSFPAIAFAFEDSVDDPGNRPHKLHKNLFDREMKFFILIIGVLSSAFLFILYLVLLKIGFAEELTRTFIFASFASYALLLAFSLRSLGKSILSYNPLSNRPLTIGVSIGLLSIIAAIYIPWLQQIFNTSPLPPVWLLGVAGVGLLNISAVEFGKWLFRKKIIKFI; translated from the coding sequence ATGGCAATTAACCGAGAATCGATAAAAGAGCCTTTTTGGTCTATGGATGAGAGCGAGATTTTTAGCGCGCTAAAAACCAATCTTTCCGGTTTGAGTAGTGAAGAAGTCGCGGCGCGCTTAAAAATATTCGGTCCGAATGTTATAAAAGAACGCCGCCGGCTGTCAAAAATAGAAATTGCCTTACGCCAATTTCGAAGTTTGTTGGTTGCAATCTTGCTTTTAGCCGGCATCGTTACCGTTTTTCTTGGCGAATGGATAGAGACGGGCGTGATTCTTGCCGCCGTTATGGTGAACGTAATTTTTGGCTTTTGGCAAGAAAATAAATCTGAAACTATCCTGGAACTTCTTAAAACGTATATCCGCGTTCGCGCTCGCGTGCGCCGCGGCGGCCAGGAGCGCGGGATTGATGCTTCCGAGCTAGTGCCGGGCGATATTATTCGCGTTACGCAGGGCGATCGCATTCCTGTCGACGCGCGTCTTTTATTTGTAAATAACCTGGAAATAGACGAATCAATTCTTACGGGAGAATCTTTGCCGGTGGAAAAAAACGTTTCTCCACTGCCTCCGGCGATGGTGCTCGGTGAAAGAAAATCAATGATATTCAGCGGCACCTTGGTAATGTCTGGTTTCGCCGATGCCGTAGTCACCGCTACGGGAAGTGAAACCGAATTTGGCAAGATCGCCGGATTAGTCGCGGAAAAAGACCGAAAATCAACTCCCCTTCAACGCTCTGTTGTATATTTTTCGGCATATGTCGGAGTCGCGCTTTTAATTTTCACGTTGTTGCTTTTCGGCCTCGGTCTTTATTTCGGTAAAGGTATCCACGACATGTTTATAATTTCCGTTGCCGTGGCGGTTTCGGCAATACCGGAAGGATTGCCGATAGCGCTTACCGTAATTATGGCTATTGGGGTACAACGCCTTGCGGCTCGCAATGGAATTGTAAAAAAGCTTTTAGCTGTTGAGACGCTTGGGTCAACAAGTATTATTCTTACTGATAAAACAGGTACGCTCACCCAAGCCAAAATGGAGCTTACCGGAATAATGCCTTATAAAAATAATGATAACGATACGGAAGATAAAAAAGACCTTCTTAGTTATGCGTTGGTTAATACCGACGTGGTTATAGAAAATCCCCAAGATGTTTCCGAAAAATGGATAATGTCGGGCCGGGCGCTTGAGGTTTCCTTAGTTAAGGGCGCCGCTTTAAACGGCGTGTTACTGACTAAAGTTTTAGAACAAACAAAAATTTTAGACCGCTTGCCGTTTGACTCAAAGCATAAATTTTCCGCGGCGGTTTTTAAAACTGATTCTGTGACTCATCTTGCTCTTTTCGGAGCTCCGGAAATTATTTTACGCCTTACTGTTCTCACGCAAAAAGAACAGGAAAAGATGATTACAGAAATTGAAAAAAGAGCTTTTGCCGGGGAACGCGTGTTGGGAGTAGCGTCTCGGCTCGTCAGCGAAGGTCATGAGAATGTTTTACGCCAAAAAAATTTTAATGGCCTCAACTTTGACGGCTTAATAACTTTTCGCGATCCGTTACGTCCTCACGTATCTCAAGCCGTTAACGAAATTGCCGCGGCGGGCGTTAAAACCATTATTGTAACCGGAGACCATCGCGGAACGGCTGAAGCAGTCGCGCGAGAGCTTGGTTTGGTTGACGGTAAAGGAGCGGTGCTTACGGGCGACGACCTTATGCATCTTACCAAAGAAGAGCTTGAGGCGCGTTCTCGCGAAGCGACTTTATACGCTCGCGTAACTCCGGAACAAAAAGTAATGATTGCCAAACTCTACCAAGAAAGAGGAGAGGTAGTCGCCGTAACCGGCGATGGCATAAACGACGCGCCGGCGCTTCACACGGCCGACATTGGCGTTGCCGTCGGTTCGGGCACCGATGTGGCTAAAAGCGCGGCCGATCTTATTATTTTAGACGATAATTTTGAAACGATTGTAGCCGCCATCAAAGAAGGAAGAAGAATTTTACGCAATATCCGAAAGGTTATCATTTACCTTCTTTCAAATTCTTTTGATGAGTTATTCTTAATTGGGGGCGCAATAATTTTGGGAATAGCCTTGCCGATTAATGCCTTACAAATTCTTTTTGTTAATCTTTTTTCCGATAGTTTTCCCGCTATCGCGTTTGCTTTTGAAGACAGCGTTGATGACCCAGGAAATCGTCCTCATAAATTACATAAAAATTTATTTGACAGAGAAATGAAATTTTTCATTTTGATTATCGGAGTTTTAAGCAGCGCCTTCCTTTTTATTTTGTATCTTGTTTTGCTGAAAATAGGATTCGCCGAAGAATTAACGCGGACTTTTATTTTTGCTTCTTTCGCGAGCTACGCGCTTCTTTTGGCTTTTTCGCTTCGCAGTTTGGGAAAAAGTATTTTGAGTTATAATCCTCTTTCTAATAGGCCGCTAACAATCGGCGTTAGTATTGGCCTTCTCTCAATTATCGCGGCAATATATATTCCATGGCTCCAGCAAATTTTCAACACAAGTCCGCTTCCGCCCGTTTGGTTATTGGGAGTTGCCGGCGTAGGACTTCTCAATATTTCAGCGGTTGAATTCGGCAAATGGCTTTTTCGCAAAAAAATTATTAAGTTTATTTAA
- a CDS encoding M48 family metallopeptidase, with protein sequence MATIYNHRDSNIRKTWLLVTLFLVVVIGIGWGFAQIYGNPGILYVAVIFSILMNIAAYWWSDKIVLKMAGAKPVTRENARELYNIVENLSITAGLPVPKIYIIPERQPNAFATGRNPKHAVVAVTEGLLERLDRSELEGVLAHELSHIGNYDMLLSTAVVVLVGFISILSDMFLRSMFWGGRGRDDRGSGQAQAIIMIAGAAAAVLAPIAATLMHLAISRKREFLADASGALLTRYPEGLANALLKISKDPSPLRKASNTTAHLWFEDPFDKPGKKTLWLHKLFMSHPPVEDRLRALRNLKV encoded by the coding sequence ATGGCGACTATTTATAATCATAGAGACTCCAATATCAGAAAGACCTGGTTGCTGGTAACACTATTTTTAGTTGTCGTTATTGGAATTGGATGGGGGTTTGCCCAAATTTACGGTAATCCCGGCATTCTTTATGTCGCGGTCATTTTCAGCATCTTGATGAATATCGCGGCTTATTGGTGGTCTGATAAAATTGTTCTTAAAATGGCCGGTGCCAAGCCGGTTACAAGAGAGAACGCGCGCGAGCTTTACAACATTGTTGAAAACTTGTCTATTACCGCGGGCTTGCCGGTTCCCAAAATCTACATCATTCCCGAAAGACAGCCAAATGCTTTTGCGACCGGAAGGAATCCGAAGCACGCAGTCGTGGCCGTAACCGAAGGATTATTGGAGCGGCTGGATAGGAGCGAGCTTGAGGGTGTATTGGCCCACGAGCTTTCGCATATCGGAAATTACGATATGCTTTTGTCTACGGCGGTCGTAGTTTTAGTCGGTTTTATTTCCATTCTTTCCGATATGTTTTTACGTTCAATGTTTTGGGGCGGAAGAGGCCGTGACGATAGAGGCAGCGGGCAGGCGCAAGCAATTATTATGATTGCCGGGGCCGCAGCTGCGGTCTTAGCGCCAATTGCCGCGACTTTGATGCATCTTGCAATTTCCCGAAAACGCGAGTTTTTAGCGGACGCTTCGGGCGCTCTTTTAACGCGATACCCCGAAGGACTAGCGAATGCGCTTCTAAAAATTTCTAAAGACCCATCGCCTTTACGGAAAGCTTCAAATACCACTGCCCATCTTTGGTTTGAAGATCCGTTTGATAAACCCGGCAAAAAAACATTATGGCTTCACAAATTGTTTATGAGCCACCCGCCGGTAGAGGATAGGTTAAGGGCATTAAGGAATTTAAAAGTATAG
- a CDS encoding calcium/sodium antiporter: MAFTIFLFFIGFYILIKGANFLVNGASSIAKFFSVPSFVIGLVIVGIGTSIPEFAITLVDHITGAGNIGLGTIIGSNTFNILFILGITALAFTLPFKQEWVKRDLRWNMTAIATAAFFAFFLGKGEISRFEGGALIGLFLWWLFVIIKKTNHAAEDEKPARIVAFPLALGLILAGIAGTVLGGKWVIDGAMVMAQAFGVGESLIGLTIIGIGTSLPELAVTFTAAYRGRPGIAIGNIIGSNIFDFLMILGVAAIIRPVFISPGFSIDIAMTFLASILLYSFMFIGKLYVLKRWQGLTLFFLYAIYILYLYITAA; encoded by the coding sequence ATGGCTTTTACCATTTTTCTCTTTTTCATCGGATTTTATATCCTCATTAAAGGGGCAAACTTTTTAGTGAACGGCGCTTCATCTATCGCGAAATTTTTCAGTGTTCCAAGTTTTGTTATTGGACTTGTTATAGTCGGCATCGGGACTTCAATTCCCGAGTTCGCGATTACCTTAGTTGATCATATTACCGGCGCGGGCAATATCGGTCTTGGAACCATTATTGGAAGCAATACGTTTAATATCCTTTTTATTCTTGGCATCACCGCGCTTGCCTTTACACTCCCTTTCAAACAGGAATGGGTCAAGCGCGACCTTAGGTGGAACATGACCGCGATTGCGACAGCGGCTTTTTTTGCGTTTTTTCTCGGTAAAGGCGAGATTTCGCGATTTGAAGGAGGCGCTCTAATCGGCCTTTTTCTTTGGTGGCTTTTTGTAATAATTAAAAAAACGAATCATGCTGCCGAAGATGAAAAACCGGCCAGAATTGTTGCGTTTCCGTTGGCGCTAGGTCTCATACTCGCAGGTATCGCGGGAACGGTTTTGGGCGGAAAGTGGGTTATTGATGGCGCAATGGTAATGGCGCAGGCGTTCGGTGTCGGCGAATCGCTCATCGGACTCACTATTATCGGAATCGGCACCTCGCTACCGGAACTTGCAGTTACCTTTACTGCGGCGTATCGCGGCCGCCCGGGTATTGCCATAGGCAACATCATAGGTTCAAACATTTTTGATTTTCTTATGATTCTTGGCGTAGCAGCAATAATACGCCCTGTTTTTATATCTCCAGGATTCTCAATAGATATCGCCATGACATTTTTGGCCTCCATATTGCTTTACAGTTTTATGTTTATCGGCAAGTTATATGTGTTAAAAAGATGGCAGGGACTTACTTTGTTTTTTCTTTATGCAATTTATATTCTCTACCTCTACATTACTGCGGCTTGA
- a CDS encoding glycosyltransferase, with amino-acid sequence MPTLLEFRNFNRINTKDYEQFDSKLRAKLISAAKKSKNKKVLHINATPFGGGVAEMLRSQIPFERMLGIKSHWLTIKAPIKFFRITKKIHNFIQGKSDTLTEKEKSLYISVNRELQKSLAYFIEKYKPTSIVIHDPQPLPLVNFIPKQIHKILRLHIDLSTPNPAILEFLKQFIVSYDKIVLSNKIYRLAMPWLKLSKIAVIMPAIDPLSVKNRSMNSETARLIINEFGINHTKPLITQVSRFDPWKDPLGVIKAYYLAKNKIPDIQLAMAGFFFAQDDPEAKEIFKIVKKNDRGDRDIFLFSNPKKLLGISNDTLINALYTASDLVIQKSIREGFGLTMTEAMWKGRAVVAGKTTGALVQIKDGKNGILVNSSEEAAEAIVRLMKNEKSREKLGKAAHQSVKRRFLLPHYVLNNIKLYN; translated from the coding sequence ATGCCGACACTTTTAGAATTTCGAAATTTTAATCGGATAAATACAAAAGATTATGAACAGTTCGATTCTAAACTGCGCGCTAAATTAATTAGCGCGGCAAAAAAAAGCAAAAATAAAAAAGTGTTACATATCAACGCCACGCCTTTTGGAGGGGGCGTAGCCGAAATGTTGCGATCCCAGATTCCTTTTGAAAGAATGCTGGGCATAAAGTCGCATTGGCTTACAATAAAGGCGCCGATTAAATTTTTCCGAATAACTAAAAAAATTCATAATTTTATTCAGGGCAAATCCGATACGCTAACAGAAAAAGAAAAATCTTTGTATATTTCGGTAAATCGGGAGCTCCAAAAATCACTGGCGTATTTTATAGAAAAATATAAGCCGACTTCAATAGTAATTCACGACCCCCAGCCGCTGCCTCTGGTAAATTTTATCCCAAAACAAATCCATAAAATTCTACGGTTACATATAGATCTCTCAACACCTAACCCCGCGATATTGGAATTTTTAAAGCAATTTATAGTTTCATACGATAAGATTGTTTTAAGCAATAAGATATACCGTTTGGCGATGCCATGGCTAAAACTATCCAAAATCGCTGTAATAATGCCCGCTATTGACCCACTATCAGTTAAAAACCGGTCAATGAACTCGGAAACTGCGCGACTTATTATAAACGAATTCGGCATAAACCACACCAAGCCATTAATTACCCAAGTCTCCAGATTTGACCCTTGGAAAGACCCGCTTGGTGTGATCAAAGCGTATTACTTGGCAAAAAACAAAATACCGGATATTCAGTTGGCAATGGCAGGATTTTTTTTCGCCCAAGATGATCCGGAAGCAAAAGAAATTTTTAAAATAGTTAAGAAAAATGATAGGGGCGATCGTGATATTTTCTTGTTTTCTAATCCCAAAAAGCTTCTGGGCATTTCAAATGACACTTTAATAAACGCACTTTACACAGCAAGCGATCTGGTGATTCAAAAAAGCATTCGTGAAGGTTTTGGCCTCACAATGACCGAAGCCATGTGGAAGGGCAGGGCGGTTGTTGCCGGTAAAACTACCGGAGCACTGGTTCAAATTAAAGACGGAAAAAATGGAATTTTGGTAAATTCGTCAGAAGAAGCGGCCGAGGCCATAGTCCGATTGATGAAAAACGAAAAATCGCGGGAAAAATTGGGGAAAGCGGCCCATCAATCGGTTAAACGCCGATTTCTATTGCCTCACTACGTATTGAACAACATAAAATTATATAATTAA
- the rnc gene encoding ribonuclease III, whose translation MDFKDLQKNLGIKFKNENLLKQAFIHRSYLNENPAFSLGHNERLEFLGDAVLELIVTDYLYKNYPDLAEGEMTSLRAALVNSQMLLQISDRLGFNDYLYLSKGEAKEINRGRQYILANTFEAFIGALYLDQGYESAEKFILKNLIPELKNVIEKKLWRDAKSLFQEAAQERVGITPTYEVLETTGPDHAKKFIIGVYLEKELVASGEGASKSEAQQQAAENALKIKNW comes from the coding sequence ATGGATTTTAAAGATTTACAAAAAAATCTCGGAATAAAATTTAAAAATGAAAATCTGCTGAAGCAGGCTTTTATTCACCGTTCTTATTTAAACGAAAATCCCGCTTTTAGCTTGGGCCACAACGAAAGGCTTGAATTTTTAGGAGACGCTGTTTTAGAGCTCATTGTAACCGACTATCTTTACAAAAATTATCCGGACTTAGCGGAGGGCGAAATGACAAGTTTAAGAGCGGCTTTGGTAAATTCCCAAATGCTTTTGCAAATTTCGGATCGTTTAGGTTTTAACGATTACCTCTATCTTTCAAAGGGTGAAGCGAAAGAAATCAACCGGGGCCGGCAATATATATTAGCAAATACTTTCGAGGCTTTTATTGGCGCACTTTACTTGGATCAGGGTTACGAATCGGCAGAAAAATTCATTTTAAAAAATCTTATTCCGGAACTTAAAAACGTGATAGAAAAAAAGCTATGGCGTGACGCTAAAAGCTTGTTTCAGGAAGCGGCGCAAGAGCGAGTCGGCATTACCCCGACTTATGAAGTTTTAGAAACCACCGGCCCGGATCACGCTAAGAAATTTATAATCGGCGTATATCTTGAAAAAGAGTTGGTAGCTAGCGGTGAGGGCGCGTCTAAAAGTGAGGCCCAGCAACAAGCGGCGGAAAACGCTTTGAAAATAAAGAACTGGTAA
- a CDS encoding type II toxin-antitoxin system HicA family toxin, whose amino-acid sequence MPKLYSSDHIIKVLQHKNFVYISQKGSHTKFRKIGKSTLTVIVPAGRKEIPVGTFRSILRQAHISEKDFISK is encoded by the coding sequence ATGCCTAAATTATATTCTTCCGATCACATCATAAAAGTTCTTCAGCATAAGAACTTTGTTTATATCTCACAAAAAGGCAGTCATACAAAGTTTCGTAAAATTGGCAAATCAACTCTCACCGTTATTGTTCCAGCCGGCAGAAAGGAAATTCCTGTCGGCACTTTTCGATCAATTTTGCGGCAAGCTCATATATCCGAAAAAGATTTTATATCTAAATAA
- a CDS encoding AAA family ATPase — translation MKLKKIEISGFKSFAHKTALEFPFNISAIVGPNGSGKSNIVDAMRWVLGEQSFKNLRSKSGADLIWAGSEKKSSQGKASVNLCFDNSDGFFPIDFDEITIGRKVYRDGLSEYYLNDSQVRLKDIAELLARSKLGLRGHSIVNQGSADEVLKANSQERCSILEEALGLREFQLKKLEAETKLGETHLNLEQTANLINEISPHLKSLKRQVEKFEKRESLFNELNGLEDRYFLAKVSQIFSERGENEKAKGELAQKIILARKNFEEKEKLFEAQMAQISGIGDKTKHFESELNRLNIDRQNIMREFGKVEGFIESHKRDSQKNTKTLEAVLAIKIKYWAKRLNAVTSLADLAAVKETVKNLADELQTLSNYFEKNEINQILAMADLPDFAEKNASPYEKEKEELKLKLSRLESEMEQVKTSISKIRQGENNFRRTYLDFQKDLELARREYIETEEAMRKFDLEEEKIKLREADIKSEMWGSGKNYEKFTVNFATIEPVMLETELPTELENKIVKLRREIADIGNVDGETIREYEETNARHEFLTTEVGDLNIAVDSLKSLIKDLSGRISNDFKVGLAKINEEFNHYFRLMFGGGSARLTADNLEGAETGVFINVNVPQKRIRDLNLLSGGERALVSIALLFAIVAASKPPFLILDEVDAALDENNAVRFAKVLKDLAQKTQFILITHNRATMEAAEVLYGITMGDDGVSKMFSLKLTDPIQS, via the coding sequence ATGAAGCTCAAAAAAATAGAAATTTCTGGGTTTAAATCGTTCGCTCATAAAACTGCTCTGGAGTTTCCGTTTAACATCAGCGCTATTGTCGGGCCAAATGGGTCGGGTAAGTCCAATATTGTTGACGCGATGAGATGGGTTTTGGGTGAACAAAGTTTTAAAAATTTGCGTTCAAAATCCGGCGCCGACTTGATTTGGGCCGGGTCGGAAAAAAAATCTTCGCAAGGCAAGGCGAGTGTTAATTTATGTTTTGACAATAGCGATGGCTTTTTCCCGATTGATTTTGACGAGATAACAATCGGCCGCAAAGTATATCGGGATGGTTTAAGCGAGTATTATCTGAATGACAGTCAGGTTCGCCTCAAAGATATTGCCGAGCTTTTGGCGCGTTCAAAACTCGGACTGCGCGGCCATTCTATAGTTAATCAAGGTTCGGCGGACGAAGTTTTGAAAGCCAACTCGCAGGAACGCTGCAGTATTTTGGAAGAAGCGCTCGGGTTAAGAGAGTTTCAGCTTAAAAAATTGGAAGCAGAAACAAAACTAGGCGAAACGCATTTGAATCTTGAGCAGACCGCCAACTTGATAAATGAAATTTCGCCTCACTTAAAGTCGCTAAAGCGTCAGGTTGAAAAGTTTGAAAAACGCGAATCGCTTTTTAACGAATTGAATGGCTTAGAAGACCGCTATTTTTTGGCGAAAGTTTCTCAAATTTTTAGTGAAAGAGGAGAAAACGAAAAAGCAAAGGGAGAGTTGGCGCAAAAAATCATTTTAGCCCGGAAAAATTTTGAAGAAAAAGAAAAATTGTTTGAAGCGCAAATGGCGCAGATTTCTGGTATTGGAGACAAAACAAAGCATTTTGAGTCTGAATTAAACCGTTTAAACATTGATCGTCAGAACATTATGCGTGAATTTGGCAAGGTGGAGGGGTTTATTGAATCACACAAACGAGATAGCCAAAAAAATACAAAGACGCTAGAAGCAGTTTTGGCAATTAAGATTAAATATTGGGCGAAAAGGCTCAATGCCGTTACAAGCCTTGCCGATCTTGCGGCTGTAAAAGAAACCGTTAAAAATCTTGCCGATGAACTTCAAACATTAAGCAATTATTTTGAAAAGAACGAAATAAACCAAATTTTAGCAATGGCAGATTTGCCGGATTTTGCAGAAAAAAACGCTAGTCCTTATGAAAAGGAAAAAGAGGAGTTAAAACTTAAATTATCCCGCCTTGAAAGCGAAATGGAACAAGTAAAGACGTCAATTTCAAAAATCCGCCAAGGCGAAAACAACTTCAGGAGGACTTATCTTGATTTTCAGAAAGATCTTGAACTGGCGCGTCGAGAGTATATTGAAACAGAAGAGGCGATGAGGAAATTTGATCTTGAAGAAGAAAAAATCAAACTTAGGGAAGCGGATATCAAATCGGAAATGTGGGGTTCGGGAAAAAATTACGAAAAATTTACCGTCAATTTTGCTACAATCGAACCTGTTATGTTGGAAACCGAGCTTCCAACAGAATTGGAAAATAAAATCGTTAAATTGAGGCGGGAAATAGCCGACATCGGAAATGTTGACGGGGAAACAATAAGAGAATACGAAGAAACGAATGCGCGCCACGAATTTTTAACAACCGAAGTCGGCGATTTAAATATTGCCGTTGATTCCTTAAAATCATTGATTAAAGATTTAAGCGGCAGGATTAGTAATGATTTTAAAGTCGGCCTTGCCAAAATCAACGAAGAATTTAATCATTATTTTCGACTGATGTTTGGAGGCGGGTCGGCGCGCCTAACCGCTGATAATTTAGAAGGCGCTGAAACGGGTGTTTTTATAAATGTTAATGTTCCGCAAAAAAGAATTCGCGATTTAAATCTCCTTTCGGGAGGGGAGAGGGCGCTTGTCTCCATCGCCCTGCTTTTTGCTATTGTTGCCGCGAGCAAACCGCCGTTTTTAATTTTAGATGAAGTTGACGCGGCGTTAGATGAAAATAATGCCGTACGGTTCGCTAAAGTTCTTAAGGACTTGGCGCAAAAAACCCAATTTATTTTGATAACCCATAATCGCGCCACGATGGAAGCAGCCGAAGTACTTTATGGCATTACAATGGGCGATGACGGCGTTTCAAAAATGTTTTCGTTAAAACTCACCGACCCGATCCAGTCTTAA
- a CDS encoding type II toxin-antitoxin system HicB family antitoxin: protein MTKLNLKNIVWKEGKHYVAQCLNVDISSFGKTRKEALKNLDEALELYFEDIKTPRITKVERPEVVELSLIHA, encoded by the coding sequence ATGACTAAATTAAATTTAAAAAATATCGTCTGGAAAGAAGGAAAACATTATGTGGCCCAATGTCTTAACGTTGATATTTCCAGTTTTGGCAAGACTAGAAAAGAGGCTCTAAAAAATTTAGACGAGGCGCTTGAACTTTATTTTGAAGATATTAAAACTCCGCGCATTACCAAGGTGGAAAGACCGGAGGTGGTCGAGCTTTCGCTCATCCATGCCTAA